In one Betta splendens chromosome 14, fBetSpl5.4, whole genome shotgun sequence genomic region, the following are encoded:
- the mia gene encoding melanoma-derived growth regulatory protein isoform X1 → MRCRLWLALSAWLLLPASDAGRHMPKLSDKKLCADAECSHPILIARALQDYYPGDCRFIPIRQGQLVYVYAMLKDRGNLFWAGSVQDSYYGQQEARIGHFPSSVVEETHPLMPASTEVHTTEWDFYCF, encoded by the exons atgcGCTGCAGACTGTGGCTTGCCCTGTCGGCGTGGCTCCTGCTGCCGGCCTCCGACGCTGGAAGGCACATGCCTAAACTGTCCGACAAGAAGCTCTGCGCCGATGCCGAATGCAGCC ATCCCATCCTCATAGCGCGTGCGCTGCAGGACTACTACCCTGGAGACTGCAGATTCATCCCCATCAGACAGGGGCAGCTTGTCTATGTTTATGCAATGCTGAAAGACAGAGGGAATCTCTTCTGGGCGGGCAGT GTACAAGACTCCTATTATGGGCAGCAAGAGGCTCGCATTGGCCACTTTCCCAGCAGCGTCGTGGAGGAGACACATCCTCTCATGCCAGCCTCTACTGAGGTCCACACTACT GAATGGGACTTCTACTGTTTCTGA
- the mia gene encoding melanoma-derived growth regulatory protein isoform X2, whose product MRCRLWLALSAWLLLPASDAGRHMPKLSDKKLCADAECSPRALQDYYPGDCRFIPIRQGQLVYVYAMLKDRGNLFWAGSVQDSYYGQQEARIGHFPSSVVEETHPLMPASTEVHTTEWDFYCF is encoded by the exons atgcGCTGCAGACTGTGGCTTGCCCTGTCGGCGTGGCTCCTGCTGCCGGCCTCCGACGCTGGAAGGCACATGCCTAAACTGTCCGACAAGAAGCTCTGCGCCGATGCCGAATGCAGCC CGCGTGCGCTGCAGGACTACTACCCTGGAGACTGCAGATTCATCCCCATCAGACAGGGGCAGCTTGTCTATGTTTATGCAATGCTGAAAGACAGAGGGAATCTCTTCTGGGCGGGCAGT GTACAAGACTCCTATTATGGGCAGCAAGAGGCTCGCATTGGCCACTTTCCCAGCAGCGTCGTGGAGGAGACACATCCTCTCATGCCAGCCTCTACTGAGGTCCACACTACT GAATGGGACTTCTACTGTTTCTGA
- the LOC114869792 gene encoding alpha-crystallin A chain-like, whose product MDIPIQYPWYRRAFPHRLPDLSLTEPLTDWPLMWPFSWSFPWMRPLFTRWFNWPENGLSEMHMEKDCFVIYLDVKHFSPEELSVHVSDKFITVHARHEDRQDDHGFVAREFVRKYRLPSGVSAADVTSSLSHDGVLTITAPRASAGQERSIPITCEDGAQKRKM is encoded by the exons ATGGATATCCCCATCCAGTACCCCTGGTATCGGAGGGCCTTTCCGCATCGGCTGCCCGACCTCTCCTTGACTGAGCCTCTCACGGACTGGCCCCTGATGTGGCCCTTCTCCTGGTCCTTTCCCTGGATGCGTCCTTTGTTCACGCGCTGGTTCAACTGGCCTGAAAATGGTCTCAGTGAG ATGCACATGGAAAAGGACTGCTTTGTCATTTACCTGGATGTAAAGCATTTCTCCCCTGAGGAGCTGTCTGTTCACGTCAGCGACAAATTCATCACGGTGCACGCCAgacatgaggacaggcag GACGACCACGGTTTCGTGGCAAGGGAGTTCGTGAGGAAGTACAGGCTTCCTTCCGGCGTCTCGGCCGCCGACGTCACCTCCAGTCTGTCACACGACGGCGTGCTGACGATCACCGCACCTCGAGCATCCGCCGGCCAGGAGCGCAGCATCCCTATTACCTGTGAAGACGGAGCACAGAAACGGAAAATGTAG